ctgttgaaggaatgaatgcaCATAAGTAGTTAAGATGTGTAACCTACTGCACAGAAGTAGAAGACTTTTATCTCAAGGCACTTAGTCATgaagatatttaatataaatacacTATTTAGGTACCAAAGTGAAATATAACTCAGTTTCATCATAGATCCTGTCCACAATGAGCATGAAATGCATCTCAGAAGACAACTGATGCATTAAATGATGCAACAGATGTCACAAACTTTTCATGACCAATTGCTGATCTGGtatctttcagttctttttttttttttttaaagattttacttatttatttgacagagattacaagtagtcagagaggcaggcagagagagaggaggaggcaggctccccactgagcagggagcctgatgtggggctcgatcccaggaccctgggatcatgacctgagccgaaggcagaggctttaacccactgagccacccagacgccccctttCAGTTCATTCTTAACTCCTAAGGTATAGCTCCTTCAGGGCCCAATCAGAGTATTGGGCATTTACCAGATCTCCCCTCTTCAGTAGAACCtgaacacttttatttttcctctatagGCTATTGAGAATTTATCTCAACTTCACATTTTGTTAATGACATCCTACAAAATTGGCAGGCTCTATCTAGAAAAAAAGAGGTCTCTTACGAACTTACCTCTCTGGGTTTTTGTGATATTgggatttataataaatatatgtttgctCTTCACCCCCATTCCCGgcaaagaactcataaaactctTGCTAAGTGATAACAGcaaaaaacctgaaaggagtATCTTTTGTTATTTGTAATAAGCCCCTTTCAGCCACACCTGTTATGTCATATTATGATAATGATACCAACACCTACATCGCAGGTGTATATTTTGACCTTCTATTTGAACAGATAAGTTCTTGTAGATGCCTTAAAATGCTTGGTTTAAGAATATTtgggaatattttaaatgttgtgaTAGCTGCTGAGACTGTGAGCATAgtttaaataaaaagtcaaaatcaaaatTCTACTGTCATTTTGTTACTGCCTGTAAGACTAAAGAATTTGGGTTTTAACAGTGTTTCAAATTtagtatttcaaattttaatactttctgaaaaatgaaagttttcacataattgtatattttatgcttttaaaaaatatgactctGTTATGATTTATTCCTACGGcttatattatttgaaaatgtggttaatgttttcttttagaaccAGATTTCTTTTCAGATATCAATTTAACAAACTGTCATCACATTATATCTGTCAtaaaggtttttatattttttcagaacTGCAAATTTTTCCTGCGatagcattttttgtttgtttttttaaagcaaacctAATTtggacataaaatttttttatggaAACTGCTAGCTACCTTATATCATCTATTATCTTCTTAATATTTAATCCGTAAGATACTATTCTGAAATTTAGTAGATATTTCTGTATATGTCACCTTTATACAAAACGCGTAAACATGTAAAATTTTCTAATTAGAGTTCAGTTTTCAAGAGCATGGGTTCAGGATTCACTGACTTCTTAGTATGACTTCCTTCTCTGCCACTTCCTATCTGTGGAACTTCAGAGAAGTAATTTCACCtctttaaaatctgtttcttggggcacctaggtggttcagtgggttgaagcctctgccttctgattagctcatgatcccagggtcctgggatcgagccccgcatcgggctctctgctcagcagggagcctgcttccccccttctctctgcctacttgtgatctctgtctgtcaaatacataaataaaatctttaaaaaaaaatctgtttctcatctataaaatggggatgatggtaATTTTTATACACATTTACATTCTCTCATAGAGAGTTACGTTctcccttttctgttttatataacCTGTAATTTGTAAAAATTTGGTTTTTTATTACTATAAGTTAGGTGTTCTGTTCTAAATTTCAGATGATTTAGGATAGTTACTTCCTGACCATGCACATAACTTAGTGAATAGTGTTAGTGACTACATATTATAatgatataatgataaaaggcACTTTTGAGATTGTATACTGTTCTATCTTGTTAGTATAGACTGCAGGCTACTTAGGGTTATTGAGTATGTTGGGCAGGGAGGAGGACCTAGCAGGATTTTAGTTCTATGTGACTATTttacatccttaaaaaaaatgtactattTAGTCCCAGAACAGCAGGTGTTTGATACCGAAGATTGTGACCTCAATGTGGTGAGATTATGTTTTCAAGTTTTCCTCCCTGATGAACATGGTAATTTGACAATGGCTCTACCTCCTGTTGTCTCTAACCCAATTTATGACAACCGTAagtactttattttcttctatttgtagtattagctttttttttttagtttaattttattaagtattttggCAGTTAGAGAAAGAGTATGTTCATTATAAGAAAAATTCAAGCATTACTGAAATAGCAAGAAGAAGACATCTTTGATCTCCTCCTCCAAAGACAATCACTATCCCTAGGTACATATTTCACCggtttctttatatataaaaatacatcatcACTGTCATTCATACAATATACTTTTGGCaacataaaaaaaatcatcatagatcctttttaaaaaatttttttctcttagcaaTGTATCTTGAGCCTTTTTCCCTTTTGGGTGCCTTGTTCTCTTCAGTAGCTGCGTTATTTACTTATATGGCTCTATCACAATTTTATTAACTCATTACCCTATTATAatacatttggtttgtttccttcttaatttttttcctctaacaaATTGTACTTCAGTAAATAATATTTGcacaaaatatatgcatattttgtgCAAATATGTCTCTAGCATAATTTTACAGAGGTAGAAATATTGGCAAATGCTAGATCAAAGGATATGGATATTTGtagttttaaaagattatgaAATTTCCCTCAAAGTttttgtgtgcacgtgtgtgtgtatttgctctTATGTATGCATTCATTCATGGTATATTACTGCCTGTTTTGCATATAGTAACATAGTGGAACATAGGTCTATAAAGGTGGATCAGATTATCCTCATCATGGAGAACTTTGAATTGCCAGGGAGAGTTACTGAAATTATATTCCTAATAGAAAGCACAAAACTGCATTGCTATAGGCTTATAGTTAAGATTTGAGAGATTAATCTGGTGACAGTGTATGAATGGATTGAAAGAATCAGATTTAAGTGGAGGATCTATCATTGCTGAGAAATGAAGTCACAAGGCTGTAAACCAGGTTGGGAGTGTAGTTAGAAAGGAAAAGTACAGCTGTAAAGGATTAATGTAGTGTCCTTAATTTATGTATACACTAAAGCTTTTATCTGTCTTGTAAATTGTTTCCCTAGAATTCTCAccatgaaaaaggaataaaaaatattactaaTGCAGAAACCCATTAAAACAATCCtttatatttaggtgctcctaatACTGCAGAATTAAGGATTTGTCGTGTAAACAAGAACTGCGGAAGTGTCAGAGGCGGTGATGAAATATTTCTACTATGTGATAAAGTTCAGAAAGGTACTTATTTGTCTCATTGAATTTAGAATATACAGATCTAATACCATGATAAATTCACTGTAAAttgaaaataatcttaaattgaAAGTGCAGTTAATACATCTAATGTACCAAACACCATAGTTTAGCTTAGTGTACCTTAAACATGCCCTTACATTAGCCTGCAATTGGGTAAAATGACCTAACACAAAGTCTACTTtaataataaagtgttgaataacttacataatttattgaaaactgaaagtactgaaagtgaaaatcaGAACAGTTGTGAGTGTATCTGTTGTTTACCCTCCTGGTCATGTAGCTCATGGGGCTTGCTGCCACTGCCCAGCATCTTCAGAGTGTCATACAGCCTATCCCTAGCCTGGATTTTGATTTTGATCTTTATCAAAATCTGAAATACATGttctactgaatgcatatcaCTGTCACAccataatcaagtcaaaaaattgTGAAGTTGAACCATCATCAATTAGGGGCCGTCTATATTTTAGATtaatagatggattttgttttccattgcttttcctttgctttcGTGTTCACTAGATGATATAGAAGTTCGGTTTGTATTGAACGACTGGGAAGCAAAAGGTATCTTTTCACAAGCTGATGTACACCGTCAAGTAGCCATTGTTTTTAAGACTCCACCATATTGCAGAGCAATAACAGAACCAGTGACAGTAAAAATGCAGTTGCGGAGACCTTCTGACCAGGAAGTTAGTGAATCTATGGATTTTAGATATCTGCCAGATGAAAAAGGTATGACTTCTTGGTGGTCATATTTCTTAAAGTTAGTTCTCTTGTAAGATATATTTGGATACAGTAAGGTTTAttcataatttacattttatttcctggaagttttcagttttttttttaatcaattgatTTTTCTGCTCTTTGCCTCTCTTTGGAAAGGAATCTAGAATAATTTCAGAGTATCTGAACTGTTTATCAAaatttattgtatatttgaagTTCTGTTTTTGTCCTTATTGTGCCCTTTTTATAGTTGGAAAGCTTGCCATTCAGAGTGGTCTCCATTTTGGTTTTGTCCTTATCTGCCCTTATTGCATTAGTTGATATTATTGCCTTATAGGTGTTATAAGAAAACAAGATGAGTATTATACCCTTTACTACTGACTTGGGACACATTCTGCAACACTTACTAAATCCAGATCGTATACATTTGTTTAATGCACCTTATGGGAATACAATacctatttatttgttaaaggagAAACAGCATAAACCTATGATGATTCACATGCTTTCCTGGTTTCTTTTTAACTAGATACTTATGGcaataaagcaaagaaacaaaaaacaactctacTTTTCCAGAAATTGTGGCAAGATTGTGGTAAGAGTACTTTGGATTGATTTGTATTTAAatagattttgggttttttgctttattcagttttccaaattttaactgatgttcttttttaaattgcttaatAATGGAAAAACTTTATCCCAGCAGTTAATTTTCCTGAAAGACCTAGACCTGTTACCCTAGGATCAACTGGAGAAGGAAGATTCATCAAAAAAGGtattgccggggggagggggttggggagaagggggtgggattatggacattggggagggtatgtgatttggtgagtgctgtgaagtgtgtaaacctggtgattcacagacctggggataaaaatatatgtatataaaaaatatatgtttataaaaaataaaaaattaaaaaaaaaaaaaaaaaaaaaaaaaaaaaaaaaggtattttatccTACAGAGTATTCCTTATGGTCAAAAGACCAGTGCTTTGCCCAATATATTGGAATTCCATTCTTAGGAATAAAAACTGCTTCTTTGCTATTTTCCATGCCCACAACTTTTTTCATGCtttgaatattaaatgaattGATCTCCTCCACTTCTTAAGGTCCTCTTGGAAACTATGATTATGTTTTTGGGATTTATTGTTTGAGAAATTACATTTGTTCATATGGtggtaattttatttaattacagtATGTCATGGAAGAAATGGTTTGGATCTGGCGAGTTgcctatctttaaaaataaagcttcactggaacacagccatgctcatttgattacatattgtctatggctactTTTTTTTGCATGATAGTGGCAGAATTGTGTAGTTCCAACAGAGGCTGTATGGGCCACAGACCATAAAATATtcagccctttacagaaaaaaaaaaaagttgtgaaccTCTGGTTTAAATCATTGAACCAGGGTTATTTAACTAGAAGTCTCTTCTTCCCTTTATATTCTTAAACCTGTGCTTTTTAGTATGTATAGCAGTAatttactatataaataaatacagaatctTTAATTTTTACCTGACTGGGAATTTTATAGTACcttagaattatatatatatatatatatttctttttagagaCCTGAcgagagagtgacagagaaaggggaggtggcagagggagagagagaatcttaagtaggttccatgcccagtggggaACCTGACTCCAGGCCCAGTCTCACAACGCTGAACTCATGaaccgagctgaaatcaagagttaaacacttaaccaactgaggcacccaggtgcccctagagttgtATCTTAATATATCTTAGCAAGTTATGTGTATTGTTCAATCATCCCTAATGAGCATTTCCTCCATCCCCCTATTTTCTCCTAAAAGTAgtgaatatgaaattattttggctatttagaTTCCCATTAACTGAAATTCTGAttttttctaaatgctttatttttttaagtaatctctatgcccagcttggagctcagactcacgaccccaagatcaggatttgcatgctctaccaactgaaccagccaggcatccctgaaattctgatttatttttcactttatagGGCCTCAGAagctaaattttcattatttaatgaaGCTATCTCTGACAAGATAACTTAACAGAATTATTTTATAGGTATTTGTAAAATAGTGTTACAGAATTCAGCTTTGGGCTCTTACAATAATTTAgtgctatttaatatttttatctaaaaCGTTACATCAGTTTGCTTGGAAATTTTCTTTATCAGTATGTTTATGCAAGTTTAATTTagagataatattttttatactttcatttcagtttgtaaaaatacatttcctcCCCACAGAATCAAACTTTTCTCATGGTGCAGTTTTGACAGAAATACCCAGGACTTCCGGCATTTCGAGTCAAGGAGATTCCTACTATTCCTCACCTGCGTCAATCTCAAATGCACTGTCACAGCATACTCCACCCATACCTTCAATGGTGTCTCCACCTTCTTCAAGCTGGTCAGGTGGGGCCCAGCCTACCTCGCGCGCAGTTAGTACAAATCCACTGAGTGGTTTTTCAACAGGGACACTTTCCTCTCATCCACAAGGTATCTCGCAATATCTGGAAATGCCTCTTGAGAGTGATCTGAATGCCTCTAATGCTTGTATTTATAACAATGCAAATGACATAGGCAGAATGGAAGCACCATCCATGTCACCAGCTGATTTATATGGTATTTCTGATGGCAACCTGCTGCCGAATTGCCCTATGAATATGATGACACCTAGTAGTGACAGCATGAGGGAGAATGATAATCCGAGACTTGTGAGCATGAATCTCGAAAACCCCTCATGTAATTCAGTGTTAGACCCAAGAGACTTGAGACAGCTCCATCAGATGTCCTCTCCCGGTATGCCAGCCAGCGCTGGTTCCAGTACAGCTGCTTTTGTTCCACAGCCAGAGGCATTTGAGAGATCTGACTTCAACTGTACAGATAACAGTATGATAAATGAGTCAGGACCATCAAATGGTACTAATCCAAACAGTCATGGTTTTGTTCATAGTCAGTATTCTAGTATTGGCACTATGCAGAATGAGCAATTAAGTGACTcatttgcatttgatttttttcaaggtaATTTGTAAAACTTAAATGGTTGTTTGGGTATATTGAATTCAAAGCTGGAAAGTATCTTATAGGGAAAttctgaaatagaaatttaagaGGACATAActgcttcttctttttgaaaCATGTGACCTGATACTGTGTGCAGGGAATTCTGTctttgagaagaaaatgagagcaaGGCTCCAATTCTTCCAAATAcacctttttatactttttttatatgGTGTTGATGTGTTCTTAGTTAAATGAATTAACTGATATTTGCTTTGAAGCAAATTTAAGGTAAAACCTGTAATGACTGTGTCATTAGAAAAatgatttcattattatttttgagacCTATAGGCCAAGGTGACCCCTAAGGGGTTTTCTGAGGCTTCTTGGAGTTTCTTAGAGTTACTTATAAGccaagaatttttaaatctttaagaatCTAACTtgacagggggcgcctgggtggctcagtcagtgaagcatctgcctttggctggggtcatgatcccagggaccctgggatccagccctgcagcaagctccctgcccagtggggagtctgcctctccctctcccttgcccatGCTCGctcttgtgcacacacacgctctttctcttaaataaatgaagtctttaaaaaaaaaattctaacttgGACAGAAGAGAGTTGAAGTGAACTTTTAAGGTAGGGGAAGTTCTCTACATTTTGGATGGTTTAAATCCTTACCTTTAAAATTGCTTATGATTTTAGGTTTATACCCATGTCTTTAAGGTGAAAGTTTTCTTAGACCTCTCTTCTTTCTTGTGTTTCCTCACTCACTGTGATCTCATCCAATTTCATCAATTTTATCCTTACCTTAGACTTATCAATTTTATCCTTACCTTAGACTTATCCTCTGACCTTCATACTTGGAGgttatatgtgtatgtaaaactatttatttgacatcTCTACTTAGAATCCCATTAATGAACAAAAATCTAGCTCAGATTCAACATATCCAAAACTGAGTTCTTGATCTTTTCTCCTAATTTGCTTCTCCTTTGTCTTCCTCAACTTAGTAAATAGCAGTGCTACGCTTCTATTGTTGCTCAGGTCCAAAACCATGGAGTCATCCTTGATTCTTTTCTCTCCCAGATTCAATCCATCAGCAAATCTGGTAGGCCCTGACTTCAAAATATACCCAAAGCCCACCACCTCTTTTGACCTCTACTATTAACTTCCTCTTCTAAGCCACTGTCATATCATCTCTTGCCTAGTTTGAAGCTATAGCCTCAAAAGATGCTCTTACATCCTTGTGCCCCTATAGTCTCTTCTCCCCAAAGTTGCcagaaagagtatttttaaaaccagTCAAATGGTATCATTCACATGCTCAAAACCATCCGGTGGCTCCCCATTCCCACTCAGAGTAGAGACCAGCATCCTTAAAATTGGCAGGCTCATACATACTTAGTCTCCTGTCTCATCTCTTAACGTTTTCTTCTCATTCAGCTCCAGGCATTCTCATAGCCTCTCTTCAAAAACACCAAGTATACTCGTGCCTCAGACTCTTTGTACTTGGTGTCCTCTCTGCCTTAACTATTTTTCTCTCAGATACATGTGTAGCTCACTTCTTAACATCCTTCAGATTCACTCATCTAATACTGATCAAGGCCTTCCTCGAGTCTGTACATATCAGTACTCCGTGTCTCCTCTCCTTTATATTGTTCTGTAGCACTTACCAGGTCTGACCTTTACTAcgcacttattttttattttaatttttttttcctttactggaATCTGTGTTCTACAAGggtaaaaatttttatgtttcgTTTGTTGAATTCCCAGTTTGTAGGACAGGCTCTGCCTCATAAGCACTTAGCAAATATTGAATGTTCAAAGTACTACtaatagaactttattttttgaaagaacagCTTTAATTATTAGATGTTCATgatttttataattctatttaaTGTGACATTGGGTTTATGTCAGAACCATACGCCTTCAGGTCAAGGTTTAATAACGGTAATCCAAACTATTGAAAGCAAAGTAATCCCAGTTGCAAAATGATGGTAGAATTTAGGCAGTAATCTTAGTTGTGATGGAGTTGTCATGATGCTAAGTAACTGAACTCTATTTTACACCTAGAGCCCACCATAAATGTTGAGCATGTTCTGAGCTAGAAACAGTGTGTCATTTCATTTATGCAGTGTCCAACCAAACCAGTAAGTTTACTGGAACAATCAAAATGGGAAATGTATGAATGTCTGAATGTATGAATCTCTAAAAAAATCTGAGTTGAATGATACTGGGAACTGGGAAGAAGAGCAAGATAAAACTTGGGGTTAGGATAGACtaggaagcagaagaagaaaaagattaaagaCACCTAAGTACCATTAATATTTCTCagaaattatgatttaaaaatgaaacatttgttatataattttaaagaccATAAGCATGTAACATACTTTAGAAGAATTTACCAGGGAGAAAGAATACCTTGGAAGgcatcatttcttttctgttcaaaataTGAATGAACCCAGGATATCTCCAGATAGTGGTCAATAGGtagtaagctttttaaaaaaaaatacagaatcctgtaattttataataattagcaCTGGCCAGCTTAAACACAGACTTTAGAATATCTGGATTTTTGCATTAAATAAGCAATTGACTTGTTTTGCAGGGTTGTGTTTTGTCCACcgttcccccatcccccaccccccaccccatgtaaGCTGAATTAAGGTACTGCTACATCTGTGTTTAAAGTATTTCCAGtggatattttttttattttttgggtgctACTTACTGATCATagagtttattttataatataaaaagaatttggCAACCTGTTTCTCATCTATGTCtaaatgtatttgtgttttcaCACTTAGTTTCTGAGGAAAAAGTGCCCCTCTGCCTTTCTACATTCTGCTTGCACCCTGGACCCTGCTCTGtctcccatcttgtttctgtATCCTCATATCACCATTTAGTGGTGGTTTTCTTTGTATAACTTtggtaaacattttctttaaccttaaaagaaagaaaacaaaaaccttcctACTACCTTCATGTTCCTTCCTTCACATCCGGACTCAGGAAATACTTTCAGCTTCTATTTCCTCTGCTCCCAGTCATTCTTTAGCTTACTTATCTTTCaccaacttttgttttctttttcttttctttttttttttttcttctctttttttggtggggggtggcaTGCAGGCAAGTGTACTCTCAAGAGTgggtggaagggcagagagagagagggagagagagaatatgaagcagGTTGCAAGCACCCGAACTGGCATtcatcctgtgaccctgagattatgacctgagccaaaatcaagagttggacataaaactgattgagctacccaggtgccccctcttacTGTTTTCTTATGATATTCTGGGAAAAGTGACCAGAGACACTTTTCCTTGTCAAATCTGGTGTCTTTTTATCAGTCCTTATTCTGCCTGACCTATCCATAACCTTTTTTCCTATTGGCTACTCCCTTCTTGGATACTCCTCCGAGGTTTCTGTGGTAGATAAGATTCCTCTCGGAGGTTGACTTTTTTCCCAGAATCTCAACCCCAGCCCTCATTTGGTGCTATTTTTTCCCTGGGTGACCGACCTCATCAGTGCCTACAGTTTCAGCTTTCTCTCACGCTACACAAATGCCTTTATGAACTGCGTCCCCCTTTTGCATTCCCTACTTTGCATTCCCTACAATGGCATTATCATTTACCCTGCCATCCAAGATACTTAATTAGAACCTCAGAATcatgttttattccttttctccctcATTGTCCTACTTAGTTATCAAGTCTTTTAAATTCTGCCTCATAAAAATGTCTTGCATTTGTCCCTCCTTCATTCCTATTTTCTTCGTAAAGGCCTTCATTCCTTTTCCCCAAGAAGAATCTTCTATGTTGGTGCTTCAATAAATTGGGTTTTCAGAGGTATCAGCAGAGTAAATACAAGTACAAGTTTTTGATGAAAGTAAACATCttacctatttttcttcttcattatctTCATTAGATAATGAAGTATAGCTTTGCCTAAAAAGTATAGCTTTGCCTAAAATGTAGTAAGAAATAGGTTAAGATGGAGTATTTGGAGATCAATGTATAGAAGTCTCTCAGGAGACTTCATTGGGGTCATGGTTCAGACCAGATAAACCCTTTAGAGAtgacatgttttaaaagaatgtaGTGAAAACTCCTAACTGATGAATTCAGAACCTTACAGAATGGCACTATTCTGTTTTTTACTGTGCTCAGTATTTCGATATGCTTTTTAGTGAGTATAATAAATTTAGAGATactgaaaaaagtatttttttatttaatttcttttcaatgtaacagaaatcattgtttatgtaccacacccagtgctccatgtaatacatgccttccataatacctaccaccaggctcccccaacctcccacccccgccccttcaaagtactaagaatttttaaagttctcaaaTTATTTAATGTTAAATGCGTTTAAAAGATTGCAATCATTTGTAAAGTGTCAAAATCCTTTTTGTTGTACAGAATATTTTATTACC
This genomic interval from Mustela lutreola isolate mMusLut2 chromosome 9, mMusLut2.pri, whole genome shotgun sequence contains the following:
- the REL gene encoding proto-oncogene c-Rel isoform X1 codes for the protein MASGGYNPCIEIIEQPRQRGMRFRYKCEGRSAGSIPGEHSTDNNRTYPSIQIMNYYGKGKVRITLVTKNDPYKPHPHDLVGKDCRDGYYEAEFGQERRPLFFQNLGIRCVKKKEVKEAITSRIRAGINPFNVPEQQVFDTEDCDLNVVRLCFQVFLPDEHGNLTMALPPVVSNPIYDNRAPNTAELRICRVNKNCGSVRGGDEIFLLCDKVQKDDIEVRFVLNDWEAKGIFSQADVHRQVAIVFKTPPYCRAITEPVTVKMQLRRPSDQEVSESMDFRYLPDEKDTYGNKAKKQKTTLLFQKLWQDCAVNFPERPRPVTLGSTGEGRFIKKESNFSHGAVLTEIPRTSGISSQGDSYYSSPASISNALSQHTPPIPSMVSPPSSSWSGGAQPTSRAVSTNPLSGFSTGTLSSHPQGISQYLEMPLESDLNASNACIYNNANDIGRMEAPSMSPADLYGISDGNLLPNCPMNMMTPSSDSMRENDNPRLVSMNLENPSCNSVLDPRDLRQLHQMSSPGMPASAGSSTAAFVPQPEAFERSDFNCTDNSMINESGPSNGTNPNSHGFVHSQYSSIGTMQNEQLSDSFAFDFFQGNL
- the REL gene encoding proto-oncogene c-Rel isoform X2, which encodes MASGGYNPCIEIIEQPRQRGMRFRYKCEGRSAGSIPGEHSTDNNRTYPSIQIMNYYGKGKVRITLVTKNDPYKPHPHDLVGKDCRDGYYEAEFGQERRPLFFQNLGIRCVKKKEVKEAITSRIRAGINPFNVPEQQVFDTEDCDLNVVRLCFQVFLPDEHGNLTMALPPVVSNPIYDNRAPNTAELRICRVNKNCGSVRGGDEIFLLCDKVQKDDIEVRFVLNDWEAKGIFSQADVHRQVAIVFKTPPYCRAITEPVTVKMQLRRPSDQEVSESMDFRYLPDEKDTYGNKAKKQKTTLLFQKLWQDCVNFPERPRPVTLGSTGEGRFIKKESNFSHGAVLTEIPRTSGISSQGDSYYSSPASISNALSQHTPPIPSMVSPPSSSWSGGAQPTSRAVSTNPLSGFSTGTLSSHPQGISQYLEMPLESDLNASNACIYNNANDIGRMEAPSMSPADLYGISDGNLLPNCPMNMMTPSSDSMRENDNPRLVSMNLENPSCNSVLDPRDLRQLHQMSSPGMPASAGSSTAAFVPQPEAFERSDFNCTDNSMINESGPSNGTNPNSHGFVHSQYSSIGTMQNEQLSDSFAFDFFQGNL